From a region of the Candidatus Brocadia sp. genome:
- a CDS encoding MBL fold metallo-hydrolase, whose product MQKEQYVCTVCGFNMVGYYPDFCPFCGAPRGKFITSEECSARYKVIGTPVNEKVTRLNSVPPLGLEHAAYRIETGGKVFWVDCPSSFDKGLKPADVITFTHHHFLGASNQYRDLFRASVQIHKLDSTHSICRAFTFDTAFTENFAEQGIEAFHTGGHTPGFTFYLFENILLICDYVFLEGNDMRFNPFGPQKETRECADKINMALQGRELSKVCGLNYVVNYEDWKQGFGNLLRKG is encoded by the coding sequence ATGCAAAAGGAACAATACGTCTGTACCGTATGCGGCTTTAATATGGTGGGCTACTATCCGGACTTTTGCCCCTTCTGCGGGGCGCCCAGGGGAAAATTTATTACCTCGGAGGAATGCTCCGCGCGGTACAAGGTCATTGGCACGCCGGTCAATGAAAAGGTTACTCGTTTAAACTCCGTCCCACCTCTTGGTCTCGAACATGCCGCCTATCGTATTGAGACAGGCGGGAAGGTATTCTGGGTAGATTGTCCTTCGTCCTTCGACAAGGGTCTTAAACCCGCGGATGTCATCACGTTTACCCATCACCACTTCCTCGGCGCGAGCAATCAGTACCGCGACTTATTTCGTGCCTCGGTGCAGATCCACAAGCTGGACTCTACTCACAGCATCTGCCGCGCCTTTACCTTTGATACTGCCTTTACAGAGAATTTCGCTGAGCAGGGCATAGAGGCCTTCCACACCGGCGGACATACCCCTGGCTTCACCTTCTACCTCTTCGAGAACATCTTACTTATTTGCGACTACGTGTTTCTTGAAGGGAATGACATGCGGTTTAATCCCTTTGGCCCGCAGAAAGAAACCAGGGAATGTGCAGATAAAATCAATATGGCACTGCAAGGCAGAGAACTAAGCAAGGTTTGTGGCTTGAATTACGTAGTCAACTACGAAGACTGGAAACAAGGATTTGGGAATCTGTTACGTAAGGGCTAA
- a CDS encoding biopolymer transporter ExbD gives MLFLILLFFLVTSSFMEQPNIKLELPSTKYASTSKLEERVLTISQEGKLFFQNEPVERKDLISVLKSAFSRQDDKTLVLRADKNVSYGVIVDVMDAAKGAGLRRIVAPTILESEKKP, from the coding sequence ATGCTGTTCCTGATCCTCTTGTTTTTTCTGGTCACTTCAAGTTTCATGGAACAGCCAAATATCAAGCTGGAACTCCCCTCCACCAAATACGCCTCTACCAGTAAACTGGAGGAACGGGTCTTAACCATCTCGCAGGAGGGAAAACTGTTTTTTCAGAATGAACCCGTCGAACGAAAAGACCTGATCTCAGTTCTGAAGAGCGCCTTTTCCCGGCAGGACGACAAGACCCTCGTTTTACGGGCGGACAAAAATGTGTCTTATGGAGTCATTGTGGATGTTATGGATGCGGCAAAAGGAGCTGGTTTAAGGCGGATTGTAGCCCCAACCATCCTCGAATCGGAAAAAAAACCTTAG
- a CDS encoding MotA/TolQ/ExbB proton channel family protein has protein sequence MEWLIGGGPIMIPLLICSILALAVIIERAINLRRNHILKPEIIRTIETIRSQQDIPLALSKCEVIPGPFSNLLRRILTNNHLTREEKFIDIQAAGRQETKSLERRLLVLEVITAVAPLLGLLGTVLGLEDIFGIISELGLGQAKAFSAGLAEAIRTTVFGLFIAIPSLVAYSYFDKKVDTFVLEMEEYSMYILNKLYPAQDSGKN, from the coding sequence TTGGAATGGCTTATAGGCGGTGGCCCTATCATGATACCACTCTTGATTTGTTCCATTTTAGCCCTTGCGGTGATTATTGAACGGGCAATAAACCTGCGCAGAAACCATATCTTAAAACCCGAGATTATCCGGACGATTGAGACTATTCGCAGCCAGCAAGACATTCCCCTCGCACTATCAAAATGCGAGGTGATTCCCGGTCCTTTTTCCAATCTCCTGCGGCGCATACTCACCAATAACCACCTTACACGGGAAGAAAAATTTATTGATATCCAGGCCGCCGGGCGACAGGAGACCAAATCGCTCGAACGAAGACTCCTGGTACTGGAAGTCATTACCGCAGTGGCCCCCCTGCTGGGATTGCTGGGAACGGTGCTGGGATTAGAAGATATCTTTGGGATTATTTCCGAGCTGGGGCTGGGACAGGCCAAGGCGTTTTCCGCGGGGCTTGCAGAAGCGATCCGAACAACCGTATTCGGACTTTTTATCGCAATCCCGTCCCTGGTTGCTTATAGTTATTTCGATAAAAAAGTGGATACCTTTGTCCTGGAGATGGAAGAATACTCCATGTACATTCTCAATAAACTTTATCCTGCTCAGGACAGCGGGAAAAACTGA
- the mobB gene encoding molybdopterin-guanine dinucleotide biosynthesis protein B: MQPKVPVISIVGKSHSGKTTLVVKLVQELKSRGYRVATIKHSHHSFEIDREGKDSWLHTRAGADAVVVSSQTMTGVMRITPRELPLSEIVNTYLTDVDIVLAEGYKTLTLPKIEVLRSEISNTLICRDDQNLIAVVSDKAPEIRVPFFPIGDTVSALADFILERLKEPRSTRETH, from the coding sequence GTGCAGCCAAAAGTACCCGTTATATCCATTGTCGGTAAATCCCATAGCGGCAAGACTACCCTTGTGGTAAAGCTTGTTCAGGAATTGAAATCACGGGGTTATCGGGTTGCCACCATCAAACACTCTCACCATAGTTTCGAAATTGACAGGGAGGGAAAGGATAGCTGGCTGCACACCAGGGCCGGAGCCGATGCCGTTGTGGTATCATCGCAAACCATGACGGGTGTCATGCGCATTACGCCCAGAGAACTCCCTTTGTCAGAGATCGTAAATACCTATCTAACCGATGTGGACATCGTGCTTGCTGAGGGCTACAAAACTCTGACCTTGCCAAAAATTGAGGTCTTGCGTTCAGAAATCAGCAATACCCTGATATGCAGGGACGACCAAAACCTCATCGCCGTCGTGAGTGACAAAGCGCCAGAAATCCGGGTGCCTTTCTTCCCCATCGGCGATACGGTCTCCGCCCTCGCCGATTTCATCTTAGAAAGGCTGAAAGAACCGCGTTCAACACGAGAAACCCATTGA
- a CDS encoding 4Fe-4S dicluster domain-containing protein yields the protein MDDAGKILDRRQLFKNLFVFVGDKVADYASKRIDRVMPRGDYLRPPGAVEETEFLSACTRCDECIKACPAKAIKRYQGVMDVAVGTPVIMPRENPCVLCNGLLCIAACKDGALKPVAHANNVKMGIAGITESRCLAWGGQDCQLCYIKCPLQGDAIIQEDGKPVINEEKCVGCGVCEYACHTINNTCAIKVTAKREGSYTG from the coding sequence ATGGATGATGCGGGAAAAATACTGGACCGAAGACAACTTTTCAAGAATTTGTTTGTCTTTGTGGGAGATAAGGTTGCAGATTACGCCAGTAAAAGGATTGACCGGGTAATGCCCAGGGGCGACTATCTGCGGCCACCGGGCGCTGTTGAAGAGACAGAATTTCTTTCTGCGTGCACCCGCTGCGATGAATGTATCAAGGCGTGTCCCGCAAAGGCTATCAAGAGATATCAGGGCGTAATGGATGTGGCGGTAGGTACACCGGTCATTATGCCGCGGGAAAATCCCTGTGTTTTATGTAACGGTCTGTTGTGTATTGCTGCCTGTAAGGACGGGGCATTAAAACCCGTTGCTCATGCAAATAATGTTAAGATGGGTATCGCCGGGATTACTGAATCGCGGTGTCTGGCTTGGGGCGGGCAGGATTGTCAGCTGTGTTATATAAAGTGTCCCTTACAGGGAGATGCAATTATTCAAGAGGACGGCAAGCCCGTGATCAACGAAGAAAAGTGTGTTGGCTGCGGAGTTTGCGAGTACGCCTGCCATACGATAAATAACACCTGTGCGATTAAGGTTACAGCAAAGCGAGAAGGCTCGTATACCGGATAG
- a CDS encoding Mrp/NBP35 family ATP-binding protein gives MKEEVMHECKIPFTCELCEKQLSCQLDQIEHNKWAITQRMKDIKYKIVVMSNKGGVGKSTVTTNLGVALARMGNKVGIADADIHGPNIPIMLGVEGKRLKNSSGGVLPLEVLPNLKVASLSFLIENPSMPVIWRDSAKWDFLCELMGSVCWGNLDYLLVDLPPGTGNEAISIIELIGKVDGSVIVTTPQDVVLLDVRKAVMFSRDSNVPIIGIVENMSGLICPHCNTRIDVFKTGGGEKICGELGVDFLGRIPLEPGITEKCDAGEAFVSAYPDSSAAKAFEEIVKKCEAFVRTRSDELDKVTEYREVPFLGKVPVDPNFVEKNPVS, from the coding sequence ATGAAAGAAGAAGTGATGCACGAGTGCAAGATTCCGTTTACCTGTGAGCTCTGTGAGAAGCAGTTGTCGTGTCAGCTGGATCAGATAGAGCACAACAAGTGGGCAATCACCCAACGGATGAAGGATATAAAATATAAGATCGTGGTAATGAGTAATAAAGGCGGGGTGGGGAAGAGCACCGTGACAACGAATCTGGGCGTTGCACTGGCCCGCATGGGCAATAAAGTGGGTATCGCTGATGCGGATATCCACGGTCCAAATATCCCCATCATGTTAGGGGTGGAGGGAAAAAGGCTCAAGAACAGCAGTGGTGGCGTACTGCCGCTGGAGGTATTGCCCAACCTGAAGGTGGCGTCCCTTTCCTTCTTGATTGAAAACCCGTCGATGCCGGTCATCTGGAGGGATTCTGCGAAGTGGGATTTCCTGTGTGAGCTGATGGGAAGTGTTTGCTGGGGTAATCTGGATTATCTTTTAGTGGACTTGCCGCCGGGAACCGGAAATGAAGCGATTTCTATCATTGAACTTATTGGGAAGGTAGACGGATCGGTGATCGTTACCACACCGCAGGACGTCGTTTTGCTTGATGTCAGGAAAGCGGTGATGTTTTCACGAGACAGCAATGTGCCCATTATTGGCATTGTGGAAAATATGAGTGGGCTGATATGCCCTCATTGTAACACGCGAATTGATGTATTTAAAACGGGAGGAGGGGAGAAGATTTGCGGGGAATTAGGTGTTGATTTTCTTGGCAGGATACCTTTGGAACCGGGGATTACTGAAAAATGCGACGCCGGCGAGGCATTTGTTTCCGCCTACCCTGATTCGAGTGCGGCAAAGGCCTTTGAAGAGATCGTTAAAAAATGCGAAGCCTTTGTCCGGACACGCAGCGATGAGCTTGACAAGGTTACCGAGTATAGAGAAGTTCCTTTTCTGGGGAAAGTGCCGGTGGATCCAAACTTTGTTGAAAAGAATCCGGTTTCGTAA
- a CDS encoding PAS domain S-box protein: MFRSIRYKLISLFLIAVLTPLLVMRLIAYPSAQKAIQETTTKNLQLIGSEKASQVNAWLSRLKNDAVHAASNPFVISAVELTDSDADTIARFLFQIPCGAGFHSFMICDVSGNVRLSSNERTIGFNIAAFDGFRHAAGGETYVSESESPVFYDTRVHERDTGALPALLISVPVKNVDGQVAGVLMFQADGSDLTLLMQERRYGDRYDSYVVNQHGVMITESDFADHRNPPDFLNRRTPGAWTVVDPQTGEFTRSVASCLNGENGFDVHGYRNYAGENVVGVWHWIPELKWGVIAEIPADEVFLAMDKVKNSIFKVLSYLTIAGVVLAVAGIAFAFVIGQKIAYPIMELTAATRKMSAGDLSQRVRLRTQDELRELADAFNIMAESMREKTGTLQETSNFLQSILVGSTEHSIIAADLDGTILAFNEGAKRMFGYEPERLVAKSTIDVLYTKKDVESGNVHKMLETTRADGCYKNEMQLIRENGEIFTGYGTVTTRQTTRGEPSGFVMIIRDITEQKLLERELQSYMMQLEKIVEERTQKLRASEEKYRRLFETSKDAVFFCDTECQFIDMNQAGVDLFGYDTKNEILKLNLVQHLFYSPAAGEAIKEMVGRNGFVKDYEVELKKKDDTRVPCLMTSNLRRGERNNIIGYEGIIIDLTERKKIEREKDIMNNINKILASNLDIREVYKSFSEELNEVIDFDRMSITLIDEKRDEFLIFAVSKDYHDSQLKEGMYYSKYGTLAGKVVDHGKVYMVTDTSQGSFSTDPILFKEGIKSRLSIPLICKGEIIGSLNFGSKNVRNYSENHVEIVQKIAPQLAIAIDNTCLFDKIKDSEEKYRNLVEDIEDVIFRLDKRGRYLFLNSALKNVTGYDPREFYENPSIAIEMVSRDDRELVRETTRKILSGEFKVSKDLEYRIKCKNGNELWISQNTYPIKDKKGNILGIEGIMRDITDSKKIEEQIRRSERLASIGELAASIAHEIRNPLGAISNSVGMLKRDLLLRGDDQKLFNMVIEETDRLNSIITNFLTFAHPAEYHFVRSDILEIIDETLFLLEQDVRFHEEIRIVKMYANDVPKVYVDRNWIRKVFWNLLINSIDAMPRGGKIFIRVRKPNRPDRSEIEIVIADTGSGIPPEIIRKIFEPFFTTKKSKGTGLGLSIVHRIVDNHGGVIDVRSKLNKGTTFTVRLPIKNQHMKAVSVWESIPQQIPVKG; this comes from the coding sequence ATGTTTCGTTCAATCAGGTACAAATTAATTTCCTTGTTTCTCATCGCAGTCCTTACGCCGTTGTTAGTTATGCGGCTTATTGCATATCCTTCTGCACAAAAGGCTATTCAGGAAACGACCACAAAAAATCTGCAACTCATTGGTTCAGAAAAGGCATCACAGGTGAATGCATGGTTAAGCAGATTAAAAAATGATGCAGTGCATGCCGCCAGCAATCCCTTTGTCATAAGCGCTGTGGAACTCACCGATTCCGATGCCGATACCATAGCGCGATTTCTTTTCCAGATACCCTGCGGCGCCGGATTTCATTCCTTCATGATCTGTGACGTGTCAGGGAATGTCAGATTGTCCAGCAACGAGAGAACGATAGGATTCAATATCGCTGCGTTTGACGGCTTCCGTCACGCTGCCGGCGGAGAGACGTATGTTTCAGAGAGTGAATCCCCCGTTTTTTATGACACCCGCGTCCATGAAAGAGATACCGGCGCGTTACCGGCCCTGCTGATTTCCGTGCCGGTGAAAAACGTGGACGGGCAGGTGGCTGGGGTGCTGATGTTTCAAGCCGACGGGTCTGATCTTACTCTGTTAATGCAAGAAAGACGATACGGGGATAGGTACGATTCATACGTCGTGAATCAGCATGGCGTGATGATTACGGAATCCGATTTTGCCGATCACCGTAATCCACCTGATTTTCTGAACCGGAGGACACCGGGGGCATGGACGGTTGTTGATCCGCAAACCGGAGAGTTTACCAGGAGCGTCGCTTCCTGTTTGAACGGAGAAAACGGATTCGATGTGCATGGCTACAGGAACTACGCAGGGGAAAACGTGGTGGGGGTATGGCACTGGATTCCGGAATTGAAATGGGGCGTCATCGCGGAAATTCCTGCCGATGAGGTGTTCTTGGCGATGGATAAAGTAAAAAACTCAATCTTTAAGGTGCTTTCCTATTTGACGATAGCAGGGGTGGTTCTGGCGGTCGCCGGGATAGCATTCGCCTTCGTAATCGGACAAAAGATTGCCTACCCTATTATGGAATTAACGGCAGCAACGCGAAAGATGTCCGCCGGAGACTTGTCGCAAAGGGTGAGGCTGCGCACGCAGGACGAGCTTCGTGAACTGGCGGACGCATTCAATATTATGGCCGAATCAATGCGGGAGAAGACCGGCACGTTGCAGGAAACATCAAATTTCTTGCAAAGTATCCTGGTCGGTTCTACCGAGCATTCCATTATTGCGGCTGACCTTGACGGAACGATTCTGGCCTTCAATGAAGGTGCGAAAAGGATGTTTGGTTATGAACCGGAAAGATTGGTGGCAAAATCAACGATCGATGTTTTGTACACGAAGAAAGATGTCGAATCCGGGAACGTGCACAAGATGCTGGAAACGACGCGGGCGGATGGCTGCTATAAAAATGAAATGCAATTGATTCGGGAAAACGGTGAGATTTTTACCGGGTATGGCACCGTTACCACGCGGCAAACGACCCGGGGAGAGCCGAGCGGCTTTGTGATGATTATCAGGGATATAACGGAACAAAAATTACTGGAACGGGAGCTCCAGAGTTACATGATGCAACTGGAAAAAATTGTCGAGGAAAGAACGCAAAAATTGCGGGCATCAGAAGAGAAATACCGGCGACTTTTTGAAACGAGCAAGGATGCCGTTTTCTTCTGTGATACGGAATGCCAGTTTATCGATATGAATCAGGCTGGTGTGGATCTGTTTGGATATGACACGAAAAATGAGATCTTGAAATTGAACCTCGTCCAGCACCTGTTCTACAGTCCCGCTGCAGGTGAGGCAATTAAGGAAATGGTGGGCAGAAATGGGTTTGTCAAGGACTATGAAGTCGAACTCAAAAAGAAAGATGACACCAGGGTGCCCTGTCTCATGACGAGCAATCTCAGGCGGGGTGAACGGAATAATATTATCGGTTACGAGGGAATTATTATTGATCTGACCGAACGCAAGAAGATTGAACGAGAGAAAGATATTATGAACAATATCAATAAAATTCTTGCCTCAAACCTTGATATCCGGGAGGTGTATAAATCCTTCAGTGAGGAGCTGAATGAGGTCATCGATTTCGACCGCATGAGCATTACTCTTATTGACGAAAAGCGGGACGAATTCCTGATTTTCGCTGTTTCGAAGGATTATCACGATTCTCAATTAAAAGAAGGAATGTATTATTCGAAATATGGGACCCTGGCGGGTAAGGTGGTGGACCATGGTAAAGTTTATATGGTGACCGACACCTCACAGGGATCTTTTTCCACCGACCCGATCCTCTTTAAAGAAGGGATCAAGTCACGGCTGTCAATTCCCCTGATATGCAAAGGTGAAATTATCGGAAGCCTCAATTTCGGGAGTAAAAATGTCAGGAATTATTCTGAAAACCACGTTGAGATTGTCCAGAAGATTGCTCCGCAACTGGCTATAGCGATTGACAACACATGTCTTTTTGATAAAATTAAGGATTCTGAGGAAAAGTACCGGAATCTCGTTGAGGATATTGAAGATGTCATCTTCAGATTGGACAAGAGGGGACGGTATCTCTTCCTGAACAGCGCACTGAAGAATGTCACAGGGTATGACCCCAGGGAATTTTATGAAAACCCTTCTATTGCCATTGAAATGGTCTCCAGGGATGATAGAGAATTGGTGCGGGAGACAACCCGCAAAATTCTCAGCGGCGAATTCAAGGTATCAAAAGATCTGGAATACCGGATCAAATGCAAAAACGGAAACGAACTGTGGATTTCTCAAAATACCTATCCGATCAAAGACAAAAAAGGAAACATTCTTGGTATTGAGGGGATTATGCGAGACATCACGGACAGTAAGAAAATTGAAGAGCAGATACGACGTTCGGAACGCCTCGCCTCAATTGGCGAACTGGCCGCCTCGATTGCCCATGAAATCCGCAATCCCCTTGGCGCCATATCGAATTCCGTCGGGATGCTGAAAAGAGACCTGTTATTAAGGGGTGACGATCAAAAATTATTTAACATGGTAATTGAGGAAACCGACCGTCTGAACAGCATTATTACCAACTTTCTTACCTTTGCTCATCCTGCTGAGTATCACTTTGTCAGGAGCGACATTCTTGAGATTATTGATGAAACCCTGTTTTTATTGGAGCAGGATGTCCGATTCCATGAAGAAATCAGGATTGTGAAAATGTACGCGAATGATGTCCCGAAGGTGTATGTGGATCGGAACTGGATCAGGAAGGTCTTTTGGAATTTATTGATAAATTCGATTGATGCAATGCCGCGGGGCGGAAAGATTTTCATCCGGGTCAGAAAACCAAACAGACCAGACAGGAGCGAGATAGAAATTGTCATTGCCGACACGGGTTCAGGTATTCCACCGGAAATTATACGAAAGATCTTTGAGCCTTTTTTTACAACAAAAAAGTCCAAAGGCACGGGACTGGGACTGTCTATTGTGCATCGCATCGTGGATAATCATGGCGGCGTGATCGACGTCAGAAGTAAGCTAAACAAAGGAACGACGTTTACCGTGCGATTACCCATAAAAAACCAGCACATGAAAGCTGTTTCCGTGTGGGAGTCGATACCGCAGCAAATCCCCGTAAAGGGGTAA
- a CDS encoding sigma-54 dependent transcriptional regulator: MFNILVVEDQKNMRESLAIAFRRSGYNVDSVESGEKAIAVQNEHFYDLAVVDLKMENMDGLEVLSRIKRINPSTEVVVMTAYGTIDSAIQAMRRGAYDYVTKPFQLPDILSVVERALEKKRLSDKVTILQKEGKESYQFEGVIGNSPVMIRLLNILMELVRSESTVLITGESGTGKELIARAIHSNSPRRNKPFIVVNCGALPENLQESELFGHALGSFTGAVKDKRGIFLEAQGGTLFLDEIGETSLSTQVKLLRFLQNGEIRRVGENKPIYLDIRIIVATNKDLDEATKNSSFRKDLFYRLNVIRIHVPPLRERKEDIPLLINYFMNRYSDKLKKRAPEISGDAMELLKEHLWPGNVRELENVIERAVTLAKGNQITPDDLALQSAAADTMNAMIEVGGIRAALAQEERKTIVEILRKHAGNRKQAANNLGISTTTLWRKMKEYQIVSKTSYNTEVK, encoded by the coding sequence ATGTTTAACATTCTGGTAGTTGAAGATCAAAAAAATATGCGGGAATCTCTGGCAATCGCTTTCAGGAGATCAGGCTACAATGTTGACAGTGTTGAAAGCGGTGAGAAGGCGATAGCAGTTCAGAATGAACACTTCTACGATTTGGCCGTCGTGGACCTTAAGATGGAAAACATGGATGGCCTTGAAGTATTATCGCGCATTAAACGCATCAATCCTTCGACTGAGGTTGTGGTCATGACTGCCTATGGCACGATTGACAGCGCGATTCAGGCGATGAGAAGAGGCGCTTATGATTATGTCACAAAGCCTTTCCAGCTTCCTGATATCCTTTCCGTGGTTGAACGGGCATTAGAAAAGAAGCGCTTGTCTGACAAGGTTACGATCCTGCAAAAAGAGGGAAAGGAAAGCTATCAGTTTGAGGGCGTTATTGGCAATTCTCCCGTAATGATTCGGCTCCTGAATATTCTTATGGAATTGGTGAGAAGCGAGAGCACGGTTCTCATTACCGGCGAGAGCGGAACGGGAAAGGAGTTAATCGCGCGCGCTATCCATAGCAATAGTCCCAGAAGGAATAAACCCTTTATTGTCGTGAATTGCGGGGCGCTGCCGGAGAATTTGCAGGAGAGCGAGCTGTTTGGGCATGCATTGGGCTCGTTTACAGGTGCAGTAAAAGATAAAAGAGGCATCTTTCTTGAGGCGCAGGGTGGCACGCTGTTTCTGGATGAAATCGGCGAGACGTCCCTTTCAACCCAGGTCAAACTGCTTCGGTTTTTACAGAATGGCGAGATACGGAGAGTTGGTGAAAATAAGCCCATCTATCTTGACATCCGGATTATTGTAGCGACAAATAAGGACCTCGATGAGGCCACAAAAAACAGCTCCTTCAGGAAAGATCTGTTTTACCGGCTCAATGTCATCAGGATCCATGTGCCGCCGCTGCGGGAAAGAAAAGAGGATATCCCGCTTTTAATCAACTACTTCATGAATCGGTATTCAGACAAACTGAAAAAACGGGCGCCGGAGATATCCGGTGACGCAATGGAACTCCTTAAGGAGCACCTCTGGCCGGGAAACGTCCGGGAACTGGAAAATGTCATCGAACGAGCGGTTACCCTTGCGAAGGGAAACCAGATAACGCCCGATGATCTGGCATTACAAAGCGCCGCGGCTGACACCATGAACGCTATGATTGAAGTGGGCGGTATCCGGGCTGCTCTGGCGCAGGAGGAGAGAAAGACGATTGTTGAGATCCTGCGGAAACACGCCGGGAATCGTAAACAAGCGGCAAACAATCTGGGCATCTCGACGACAACCTTGTGGAGAAAGATGAAGGAATACCAGATCGTTTCAAAAACAAGTTATAACACCGAAGTGAAATGA
- the moaA gene encoding GTP 3',8-cyclase MoaA — MNIIDKYFRRINRLRISVTDLCNLRCVYCRPESGLDLARHKDILTYEEIVAVVRHAVKLGIKSFRLTGGEPLFRKNIENLLWMLGKVQGIEDLAMTTNGIYLKNYARVLKEIGLFRLNISLDSLDAAKFEEITRGGKLKDVLDGIEEVLRLGFKNTKINVVAMKGINDDEFEEFAKLTLERNLEVRFIEFMAMNKDRLDSEGKYIPMAEIIDIIGRRNELTSLPPPMLGSGAAKLYKINGARGVLGFVSAVSQPFCTSCNRLRLTSDGKLRSCLLSGGEVDLKAILRNDPAEEQLTDAFLRAANLKPSAHSGKGHVVMHEVGG, encoded by the coding sequence ATGAATATTATCGATAAATATTTCAGAAGAATAAACCGGCTAAGGATATCGGTTACCGACCTTTGCAATCTCCGGTGTGTTTACTGCAGGCCGGAGAGCGGACTGGATCTTGCCAGGCATAAGGATATATTAACGTATGAGGAGATTGTTGCCGTTGTGCGGCACGCCGTGAAACTGGGGATAAAAAGTTTTCGCCTCACCGGCGGAGAACCCCTGTTCAGGAAGAATATAGAAAATCTGCTGTGGATGCTGGGGAAGGTTCAGGGCATCGAAGATCTGGCCATGACGACCAATGGTATTTATCTGAAGAACTATGCCAGGGTATTAAAGGAGATAGGGCTTTTCAGATTAAACATCAGCCTTGATAGCCTGGACGCCGCAAAGTTTGAGGAGATCACCAGGGGCGGGAAGCTGAAAGACGTCCTGGATGGCATTGAGGAGGTCCTTCGTCTGGGATTTAAAAATACCAAGATTAACGTGGTCGCTATGAAAGGAATCAACGACGACGAGTTTGAAGAGTTTGCAAAGCTTACCCTGGAACGGAACCTCGAAGTCCGTTTTATTGAATTTATGGCCATGAATAAAGACCGTCTGGACTCTGAGGGCAAGTATATTCCCATGGCGGAGATTATCGATATTATCGGGAGAAGGAATGAACTCACATCCCTTCCTCCCCCCATGCTTGGCAGCGGCGCAGCGAAACTCTACAAGATCAACGGCGCCAGAGGAGTCCTGGGGTTTGTATCAGCGGTAAGCCAGCCCTTTTGCACTTCGTGCAACCGGCTTCGTTTGACCTCCGACGGGAAACTCCGTTCCTGTTTATTATCCGGCGGAGAGGTTGATCTCAAGGCCATCCTCAGGAATGATCCCGCTGAAGAACAGCTTACCGATGCATTCCTCCGCGCTGCAAACCTGAAACCATCAGCGCATTCCGGAAAAGGGCACGTCGTAATGCATGAGGTTGGCGG